A region of Pseudomonas saponiphila DNA encodes the following proteins:
- the serB gene encoding phosphoserine phosphatase SerB — translation MREIVLINITGEDRPGLTAAITGVLAQGGVNILDIGQAVIHDTLSFGILVEIPSNEQSSSVLKDILFTAYKLDQQVRFTPVSEDDYQQWVDGQGKQRHIVTLLTRKVTAEQLQRVSSITAKYGLNIDHIDRLSGRMPLDMPADQGKGCIEFSVRGEAADPQALRAEFLSVSQELNVDIAFQEDSLFRRNRRLAVFDMDSTLIEAEVIDELAKAAGVGDRVAEITERAMAGELDFRASFKERLALLKGLDVSVLDSIGASLRLTEGAETLFAELKRLGYKTAILSGGFTYFAKQLQAKLGIDYVFANELEVVDGKVTGVAVEPIVDAQRKADLLRELAHKEGLRLEQTIAVGDGANDLPMLGIAGLGVAFRAKPLVKQSAKQAISTLGLDGVLYLLGFRDRDGQL, via the coding sequence TTGCGCGAAATTGTCCTGATCAACATCACCGGCGAAGATCGTCCCGGTCTGACTGCGGCCATTACCGGCGTTCTGGCCCAGGGCGGTGTGAACATTCTCGACATCGGTCAGGCGGTGATCCACGACACCTTGTCGTTCGGCATCCTGGTTGAAATCCCGAGCAACGAACAGAGCTCCTCGGTGCTCAAGGACATTCTGTTCACCGCCTACAAGCTCGACCAGCAGGTGCGTTTCACGCCGGTGTCCGAAGACGATTACCAGCAGTGGGTCGACGGCCAGGGCAAGCAACGCCATATCGTCACCCTGCTGACCCGCAAGGTCACCGCCGAGCAGTTGCAGCGGGTGAGCTCAATCACTGCCAAGTACGGTCTGAACATCGATCATATCGATCGCCTGTCCGGGCGCATGCCCCTGGATATGCCGGCGGATCAGGGCAAGGGCTGCATCGAGTTCTCGGTGCGTGGCGAGGCCGCTGACCCACAAGCGCTGCGGGCCGAGTTCCTCAGCGTGTCTCAGGAGCTGAACGTCGACATCGCCTTCCAGGAAGATTCGCTGTTCCGCCGCAACCGCCGCCTGGCGGTGTTCGACATGGACTCGACGTTGATCGAAGCCGAGGTCATCGACGAGTTGGCCAAGGCGGCAGGCGTAGGTGATCGGGTGGCGGAAATCACTGAGCGGGCCATGGCCGGTGAGCTGGATTTTCGTGCCAGCTTCAAGGAACGCCTGGCCTTGCTCAAGGGGCTGGATGTCAGCGTGCTGGATTCCATCGGTGCCTCATTGCGCCTGACCGAAGGCGCCGAAACCCTGTTTGCCGAACTCAAGCGTCTGGGCTACAAGACCGCCATTCTTTCCGGCGGCTTCACCTACTTCGCCAAGCAGTTGCAGGCCAAGCTGGGCATCGACTACGTGTTCGCCAACGAGCTGGAAGTGGTGGACGGCAAGGTGACCGGCGTGGCGGTGGAGCCGATTGTCGACGCTCAGCGCAAGGCTGATCTGCTGCGCGAGCTGGCGCACAAGGAAGGCCTGCGCCTGGAGCAGACCATCGCTGTCGGTGATGGCGCCAACGACCTGCCGATGCTGGGTATTGCCGGCCTGGGCGTGGCATTCCGTGCCAAGCCGCTGGTCAAGCAGTCGGCCAAGCAGGCGATCTCCACCCTGGGCCTGGATGGGGTGCTGTATCTGCTGGGCTTCCGCGATCGCGACGGTCAGCTCTGA
- the asd gene encoding archaetidylserine decarboxylase (Phosphatidylserine decarboxylase is synthesized as a single chain precursor. Generation of the pyruvoyl active site from a Ser is coupled to cleavage of a Gly-Ser bond between the larger (beta) and smaller (alpha chains). It is an integral membrane protein.), whose product MKKRLFILSQYLLPHHLLSRLAGCIAECRVRWFKNAFTRWFAKQYQVNMSEAQVEDVTAYEHFNAFFTRALKDGARPLDPTPGAVLSPADGAVSQLGPIEHGRVFQAKGHSYSVLELLGGDPALAQPFMGGDFATIYLSPKDYHRVHMPLAGTLREMVYVPGRIFSVNQTTAENVPELFARNERVVCIFDTERGPMALVLVGAMIVASIETVWAGLVTPPKRELKTVRYDEAARAPIHLEKGAEMGRFKLGSTAIVLFGPDQVQWAEELAAGSPVRMGQGLGLPKA is encoded by the coding sequence ATGAAAAAGCGCTTGTTCATCCTCAGCCAGTACCTGCTGCCTCACCACCTGCTGTCGCGCCTGGCCGGCTGCATTGCCGAGTGCCGCGTGCGCTGGTTCAAGAATGCCTTCACCCGCTGGTTCGCCAAGCAGTATCAAGTGAACATGTCCGAGGCCCAGGTCGAGGACGTGACCGCCTACGAACACTTCAACGCCTTCTTCACCCGCGCCCTGAAAGATGGCGCACGACCGCTGGACCCGACGCCGGGCGCAGTGCTCAGCCCTGCCGACGGCGCTGTCAGCCAATTGGGCCCGATCGAACATGGCCGGGTATTCCAGGCCAAGGGCCACAGCTACAGCGTGCTGGAACTGCTGGGGGGCGATCCGGCCCTGGCCCAGCCGTTCATGGGCGGCGACTTTGCCACTATCTACCTGTCGCCCAAGGACTATCACCGGGTGCACATGCCGCTGGCCGGCACCCTGCGAGAAATGGTCTATGTTCCGGGCCGGATCTTCTCGGTGAACCAGACCACTGCCGAGAACGTGCCTGAATTGTTCGCCCGCAACGAGCGCGTAGTGTGCATTTTCGACACCGAACGCGGGCCGATGGCGCTGGTACTGGTGGGTGCCATGATCGTGGCTTCGATCGAAACCGTCTGGGCCGGCCTGGTAACGCCACCCAAGCGCGAACTCAAGACCGTGCGCTATGACGAAGCTGCCCGGGCGCCGATCCATCTGGAAAAAGGCGCCGAAATGGGGCGCTTCAAGCTGGGCTCCACGGCCATCGTGCTGTTTGGCCCGGACCAGGTGCAGTGGGCAGAAGAACTGGCCGCCGGTTCGCCAGTGCGGATGGGCCAGGGCCTGGGCCTGCCCAAGGCCTGA
- the rhdA gene encoding thiosulfate sulfurtransferase, whose protein sequence is MSDFSGLPLVIEPSDLLARLDARQLILVDLTSAARYATGHIPGARFVDPKRTQLGQPPAPGLLPPQHALEALFGELGHNPDAVYVVYDDEGGGWAGRFIWLLDVIGHGRYHYLDGGLPAWLAESLPVSTEVPPAAGAPVPLTLHDEPTATREYLQSRLGAADLAIWDARGPLEYSGEKVLAAKGGHIPGAVNFEWTAGMDQARHLRIRRDMPQILMDLGISKDKEIITHCQTHHRSGFTYLVAKALGYPRVKGYAGSWGEWGNHPDTPVEI, encoded by the coding sequence ATGTCTGACTTCTCTGGCTTGCCGCTGGTCATCGAGCCGAGCGACTTGCTCGCCCGCCTCGACGCCCGCCAACTGATCCTGGTCGACCTGACCAGCGCCGCCCGCTATGCCACCGGGCATATCCCCGGGGCGCGCTTCGTCGACCCCAAGCGCACTCAGCTCGGCCAGCCCCCCGCCCCCGGACTGCTACCGCCGCAGCACGCCCTTGAAGCGCTGTTCGGCGAACTCGGGCACAACCCGGACGCGGTCTACGTGGTCTATGACGACGAAGGCGGCGGCTGGGCCGGGCGCTTCATCTGGCTTCTGGACGTGATCGGCCACGGCCGCTACCACTACCTGGATGGCGGCCTGCCGGCCTGGCTGGCAGAAAGCCTGCCCGTGAGCACCGAAGTGCCACCTGCGGCAGGCGCTCCGGTGCCGCTGACCCTGCATGACGAACCCACCGCCACCCGCGAATACCTGCAAAGCCGCCTTGGCGCCGCCGACCTGGCAATCTGGGACGCTCGTGGCCCGCTGGAGTACTCCGGCGAGAAGGTCCTGGCTGCCAAGGGCGGACATATCCCCGGCGCGGTGAACTTCGAGTGGACCGCCGGCATGGATCAGGCACGCCACCTGCGCATCCGCCGCGACATGCCGCAGATCCTCATGGACCTGGGCATCAGCAAAGACAAAGAAATCATCACCCACTGCCAGACCCACCACCGCTCCGGCTTCACCTACCTGGTGGCCAAGGCGCTGGGCTACCCACGGGTCAAGGGCTACGCCGGCTCCTGGGGCGAATGGGGCAATCATCCCGATACGCCCGTAGAGATTTAA
- a CDS encoding HDOD domain-containing protein, with protein MSNETSVPHSPPTSLDAWVKLLNGVRLPVPQANHDRVCKAIANNRSSLRDIADLMQNSPALALSVIREANRHSHGSMSEAAENLEVAVNRLGLKRTEELLEQLPTLPEEKIPKELRQLQLISQHATQQANGFFAGRLARLWQDIHWGSLLFLSPLWAMALVYPKLMEEWELRVIYKHESARKVEMQLFGVRLMELCQALVQVWHLPIWVQQGYRLLTRERRQLAKAMLIARDNEHPLRQQQRLDADPDLQRWLNQPANCVLLANGLALAAQHSWNNPHGRRWQNLTGLYLQMPIAQVQQQLHQQAATSARHDSQPDLWHPAQALLWPWDARRLHSGEQPAPAPTAEELAKWRKACSELLLEQSPFTNAVHLTSFARDALVACGMRRVLLLMVDRSLSHLRVQQLYGLPKEAVGLTLQTKQSSLLQRLLEKSAQVRLTPANNAQYSSHLPGQLRQLFRGDHLLLRSLSCNGRVLMLVIADQGGVPFSEISVQAFGKTAQCIEKALHSFTNRSQ; from the coding sequence ATGTCTAATGAAACCAGCGTCCCACATTCCCCGCCCACCTCTCTCGACGCCTGGGTAAAGCTGCTCAATGGCGTGCGTCTACCGGTGCCGCAAGCCAACCATGATCGCGTGTGCAAAGCCATCGCCAACAACCGCAGTTCACTGCGGGATATCGCCGACCTGATGCAGAACAGTCCGGCGCTGGCCTTGAGCGTGATCCGCGAAGCCAACCGGCATTCCCATGGCAGCATGAGCGAAGCGGCGGAAAACCTGGAGGTCGCGGTCAACCGCCTGGGGCTCAAGCGCACCGAAGAACTGCTGGAACAACTGCCGACCCTGCCCGAGGAAAAGATCCCCAAGGAGCTGCGGCAACTGCAACTGATCAGCCAGCACGCCACTCAGCAAGCCAACGGCTTTTTTGCCGGGCGCCTGGCGCGGCTGTGGCAGGACATTCACTGGGGTAGCCTGCTGTTCCTGTCGCCGCTGTGGGCCATGGCGCTGGTCTATCCCAAGCTCATGGAAGAGTGGGAGCTGCGGGTCATCTATAAGCATGAATCGGCACGCAAGGTGGAGATGCAGCTGTTCGGCGTGCGCCTGATGGAACTGTGCCAGGCGCTGGTGCAGGTCTGGCACTTGCCGATCTGGGTGCAGCAGGGTTACCGCCTGCTGACCCGGGAGCGACGTCAACTGGCCAAGGCCATGCTGATCGCCCGTGACAACGAACATCCCCTGCGCCAGCAGCAACGCCTGGACGCCGATCCGGACCTGCAGCGCTGGCTGAACCAGCCGGCCAACTGCGTATTGCTGGCCAACGGCCTGGCCCTGGCGGCACAACACTCCTGGAACAACCCCCACGGTCGACGCTGGCAGAACCTCACCGGGCTCTACCTGCAGATGCCGATCGCCCAGGTCCAGCAACAGCTGCACCAGCAGGCCGCGACCAGCGCCCGCCATGACAGCCAGCCCGACCTCTGGCATCCGGCCCAGGCACTGCTTTGGCCATGGGACGCGCGCCGCCTGCATAGCGGTGAACAGCCGGCGCCGGCACCCACCGCCGAAGAACTGGCCAAGTGGCGCAAGGCCTGCAGCGAGCTGCTGCTCGAACAAAGCCCCTTTACCAATGCCGTGCATCTCACCAGCTTTGCCAGAGACGCGCTGGTGGCATGCGGCATGCGTCGGGTACTGCTGCTGATGGTCGACCGCAGCCTGAGTCATCTGCGAGTACAACAGTTATATGGCTTGCCCAAGGAGGCTGTGGGGCTGACTCTGCAGACCAAACAGAGTTCGCTGCTGCAGCGCTTGCTGGAAAAATCCGCCCAGGTGCGCCTGACACCGGCCAACAATGCACAGTACTCCTCCCACCTGCCGGGACAATTGCGCCAGTTGTTCCGTGGCGACCACCTGCTGCTGCGTTCGCTGTCCTGCAATGGTCGGGTACTGATGCTGGTGATCGCCGACCAGGGCGGCGTGCCGTTCTCGGAAATCAGTGTCCAGGCATTCGGCAAGACCGCGCAGTGCATCGAAAAAGCCTTGCACAGCTTTACCAACCGCAGCCAATGA